A region of Denticeps clupeoides chromosome 19, fDenClu1.1, whole genome shotgun sequence DNA encodes the following proteins:
- the tekt1 gene encoding tektin-1 — translation MSRIMEPPQKFLPQDWRRANDVQYNSAEAERTRSERLTAECKRLMEESDKCGKRMQQDTNQKLEHRIRDIKFWRMELKMRLDEMLQEIKTLMISRGRVERALESCTEPLRVTTLCLSERQKRVGIDLVHDEVEQELVKEMEITEGVAALLQRTLEQSNEQIRLNRSAVYYLEKDLRDKFQAEQIDDSCSVLTNTSSNNDDQLGKAMCLQFSRTIVTPEEWESFSDVNISKADKERSNSLSLRALVDRVLEQTATDMRNQYKSSSVAMEHNIQEVKSTKSLLEEHLCKVLAEIGSQERNLEYLKVAIGDKEGPLKVAQARLSARSQRPNVELCHDPAHLKLLSEVQELTAHVNRLKEAQSQSELELRALTRRQLALEEEIQIKSHSLYIDEVICTQLRQPIVIQSF, via the exons ATGTCACGCATTATGGAGCCTCCACAGAAGTTCCTGCCCCAGGATTGGAGACGAGCTAATGATGTTCAGTATAACAGTGCAGAGGCAGAGCGCACCCGCTCTGAGAGACTGACTGCTGAGTGCAAGCGACTGATGGAGGAGAGCGACAAATGTGGCAAGCGCATGCAGCAGGACACCAACCAAAAACTGG AACACAGAATCCGTGACATCAAATTTTGGAGGATGGAACTGAAAATGAGGCTTGATGAGATGCTTCAGGAGATCAAGACCTTAATGATCTCCAGGGGCAGGGTGGAGAGGGCTTTGGAGAGCTGCACTGAACCCCTGAGAGTCACCACACTCTGCCTGTCCGAGAG GCAGAAACGTGTGGGGATTGACCTGGTGCATGATGAAGTGGAGCAGGAGCTGGTGAAGGAGATGGAGATCACTGAAGGGGTGGCTGCACTGCTGCAGCGCACTTTGGAGCAAAGCAATGAGCAGATCAG GCTGAATCGGTCTGCAGTATACTATCTAGAGAAGGATCTCCGGGACAAATTTCAGGCAGAGCAGATTGATGATTCCTGTTCTGTCCTCACCAACACTTCTTCCAATAATGATGACCAACTTGGAAAGGCAATGTGCTTGCaattcag TAGGACCATAGTGACACCAGAAGAGTGGGAGAGCTTTTCTGATGTGAACATCTCCAAGGCAGATAAAGAGAGGAGCAACTCCCTTTCACTGAGGGCTCTGGTGGACAGGGTCCTGGAACAGACGGCCACAGACATGCGAAACCAGTATAAGTCTTCCAGCGTTGCGATGGAACATAACATTCAGGAAGTCAAGAGCACCAAAAGCTTGCTGGAGGAGCACCTTTGCAAG GTTCTTGCTGAAATTGGGAGTCAAGAGAGGAACCTGGAGTATCTGAAAGTGGCCATTGGAGATAAAGAGGGTCCACTGAAAGTGGCTCAGGCGCGGCTATCCGCCCGCAGCCAGAGACCCAACGTGGAGCTGTGTCATGacccagctcacctcaaactGCTTTCAGAGGTCCAGGAGCTCACTGCCCATGTCAACAG ACTGAAGGAGGCCCAGTCACAGTCGGAGCTGGAGCTGCGTGCGCTGACCCGCCGGCAGCTGGCCTTGGAGGAGGAGATCCAGATCAAGTCACACTCGCTTTACATCGATGAAGTCATCTGCACACAGCTGCGCCAGCCAATCGTCATCCAGAGCTTCTGA